In Deltaproteobacteria bacterium, one genomic interval encodes:
- a CDS encoding hydantoinase B/oxoprolinase family protein, giving the protein MDAVQMEVVYRATAQIAKELALNMLRTGYSSVIKESQDFTFTIFDGQGRMVTQGLPQPLHIGGISAQVGEVIRVFGDDMAEGDVFILNHPYFACQNHATDVTVVSPVFDQGRRVAFIANTAHKPDLGGMVPGTNSPQATDVIQEGLLLPALRLYRAGALNEDLKTIVMANTRTPEVTWGDIQAQAQTNFYGLRKLAELMHQYGADDVTACWTQWMDICEAEVRKAIEKIPDGNYGPCVDYLDDDGLDRERAYRIAASLRVAGDEMHFTLESSEQARGPVNLRPCVIRNFIDCLAVAVLCPDLPVNQGISRPIHVAFPPEGSILNPRYPAPVNMYVRPAQMVTSVVQMTLAEALPAVVPAPDSGAGGSVSISGQDVDRDRWYSLYDLNCGGGGARAESDGPAVLNSLVINVMNTPVEPLETEFPIRIERYELFEESGGAGRYRGGLGMVRDWKMLGDEAFVNLRSDRFKYSAPGLHGARDALPSSAFLNPGTEREQELPSKVGRLRLGKGDVFRIRYAGGGGRGDPFERDPAKVLDDVRDGYISAETARDAYGVAVSGRPLEIDEAETRRLRSAPRKGDAGSERA; this is encoded by the coding sequence ATGGATGCCGTGCAGATGGAGGTGGTCTACCGGGCCACCGCGCAGATCGCCAAGGAGCTGGCGCTCAACATGCTCCGCACGGGCTATTCGAGCGTCATCAAGGAGAGCCAGGACTTCACCTTCACGATTTTCGACGGCCAAGGGCGCATGGTGACCCAGGGCCTTCCGCAGCCGCTTCACATCGGCGGCATCTCGGCCCAGGTGGGCGAGGTGATTCGGGTGTTCGGCGACGACATGGCGGAAGGCGACGTCTTCATCCTGAACCACCCGTACTTCGCCTGCCAGAACCACGCCACCGACGTCACCGTGGTCTCGCCGGTCTTCGACCAGGGCCGGCGCGTGGCCTTCATCGCCAACACCGCGCACAAGCCGGACCTGGGTGGGATGGTGCCAGGCACCAACTCGCCGCAAGCCACCGACGTCATCCAGGAAGGGCTGTTGCTGCCGGCGCTGCGGCTGTACCGGGCGGGCGCGCTCAACGAGGACCTCAAGACCATCGTCATGGCCAACACGCGCACGCCGGAGGTCACCTGGGGGGACATCCAGGCCCAGGCCCAGACCAACTTCTACGGCCTGCGCAAGCTGGCGGAGCTGATGCACCAGTACGGCGCGGACGATGTGACCGCCTGCTGGACCCAGTGGATGGACATCTGCGAGGCGGAGGTGCGCAAGGCCATCGAGAAAATCCCCGACGGGAACTACGGCCCGTGCGTGGACTATCTCGACGACGACGGCCTCGACCGGGAGCGCGCCTATCGCATCGCCGCCTCCCTGCGGGTGGCGGGCGACGAGATGCACTTTACGCTGGAGTCGTCGGAGCAGGCGCGCGGCCCGGTCAACCTCCGGCCCTGCGTCATCCGCAACTTCATCGACTGTCTTGCGGTGGCCGTGCTGTGCCCCGACCTGCCGGTGAACCAGGGCATCTCCCGGCCCATCCACGTCGCCTTCCCACCCGAGGGTTCGATCCTCAACCCGCGCTATCCCGCGCCGGTGAACATGTACGTCCGTCCCGCCCAGATGGTCACTTCGGTGGTGCAGATGACGCTGGCGGAGGCCCTGCCGGCGGTGGTGCCCGCGCCGGACAGCGGTGCCGGCGGCTCGGTGTCCATCTCCGGACAGGACGTCGATCGCGACCGATGGTATTCGCTCTACGACCTCAACTGCGGCGGCGGCGGCGCGCGCGCCGAAAGCGACGGCCCGGCGGTGCTCAACTCGCTGGTGATCAACGTGATGAACACCCCGGTGGAGCCGCTGGAGACGGAGTTCCCCATCCGCATCGAGCGCTACGAGCTGTTCGAGGAATCGGGCGGCGCCGGCCGCTACCGCGGTGGCCTGGGCATGGTGCGGGACTGGAAGATGCTCGGTGACGAGGCTTTCGTGAACCTGCGCAGCGACCGTTTCAAGTATTCCGCCCCCGGTCTCCACGGCGCTCGCGACGCGCTGCCGTCGTCGGCCTTCCTGAACCCGGGCACCGAGCGGGAGCAGGAGCTTCCGTCCAAGGTGGGGCGCCTGCGGCTCGGGAAGGGCGATGTCTTCCGCATCCGCTACGCGGGCGGCGGCGGACGCGGCGACCCCTTCGAGCGGGATCCCGCCAAGGTGCTGGACGACGTGCGCGACGGCTACATCAGCGCCGAGACCGCGCGCGACGCCTATGGCGTCGCGGTGAGCGGCCGGCCCCTTGAGATCGACGAGGCGGAGACGCGCCGTCTCCGGAGCGCGCCCCGTAAAGGGGACGCGGGATCGGAACGGGCGTAA
- a CDS encoding amidohydrolase family protein gives MGSATCVDTDGHVLERAADIRKYLEAPWNERGTPLWPGDQPWDPNLFQGFKMSVNWEGLAPEEQVRRWHTLMDKQDMEVAICFPTGSGNIAKNQEVPYQVAVTKAANTHFAKEYNALSNRLSCVGVLPMKAPEEAAKELRRAVNELGLKGFEILPTGLPIALGETYYDPIYKAAEEEGVVLGIHGTRNTSRELGASILTTFAEVHSYAFTAGILLQFTSLVCQGITERFPKLKLAFLEIGATWLPYYLDRLDEHWEKRGTHEMPLLKQKPSDVVRESNMYFSLESGESQLAATVDYVGSDHFVYASDIPHWDNEFPGNLHQLRNHPDLSDEVKEKILRKNAQRLFDLN, from the coding sequence ATGGGTAGCGCGACTTGTGTCGATACGGACGGACACGTTCTCGAACGGGCGGCGGACATTCGCAAGTACCTGGAAGCGCCCTGGAACGAGCGCGGGACGCCGCTTTGGCCGGGAGACCAGCCCTGGGATCCGAACCTGTTCCAGGGGTTCAAGATGTCCGTGAACTGGGAGGGGCTGGCGCCCGAGGAGCAGGTACGGCGCTGGCACACGCTCATGGACAAGCAGGACATGGAAGTGGCCATCTGCTTCCCCACGGGTTCGGGCAACATCGCCAAGAACCAGGAGGTGCCGTATCAGGTGGCCGTGACGAAGGCCGCCAACACGCACTTCGCCAAGGAGTACAACGCGCTGTCGAACCGCCTGAGCTGCGTCGGCGTCCTGCCCATGAAGGCACCCGAGGAGGCCGCCAAGGAGCTGCGCCGGGCGGTCAACGAGCTCGGCCTCAAGGGGTTCGAGATCCTGCCCACCGGGCTCCCCATCGCCCTGGGCGAGACCTACTATGACCCCATCTACAAGGCGGCCGAGGAAGAAGGCGTGGTGCTGGGCATCCACGGCACGCGCAACACGTCGCGCGAGCTGGGCGCCTCCATCCTCACCACCTTCGCCGAGGTCCACTCCTACGCCTTCACCGCCGGCATCCTGCTGCAGTTCACCAGCCTGGTGTGCCAGGGCATCACCGAGCGCTTTCCGAAGCTCAAGCTGGCCTTCCTGGAGATCGGCGCCACCTGGCTGCCGTACTACCTCGACCGCCTCGACGAGCACTGGGAGAAGCGCGGCACCCACGAGATGCCGCTGCTCAAGCAGAAGCCCAGCGACGTGGTGCGGGAGTCCAACATGTACTTCAGCCTGGAGTCCGGGGAGTCCCAGTTGGCCGCCACCGTCGACTACGTCGGCAGCGACCACTTCGTCTACGCCTCCGACATCCCGCACTGGGACAACGAGTTCCCCGGGAACCTGCACCAGCTCAGGAACCACCCGGACCTGTCGGACGAGGTGAAGGAGAAGATCCTCCGCAAGAACGCTCAGCGGCTGTTCGATCTCAACTAG
- a CDS encoding kelch-like protein, which translates to MTMKQGSLHLKYMTLAVLCGALALAGTPALAADAKPASEWSKRGEMIEPNSEMAVAYVDGKIYVVGGYPSTRISVDTVQVYDVATDKWGLTTPYPTTINHASAIGFDGLLYVIGGQTNAGGRSERSRYTDAVHAYDPKTRKWTARAPMPTKRSAMAHDVIDGKFYVAGGRPPRGHDFAVYDPKADKWTALPDVPTQRNHIAAANIDGKLYVAGGRFGGGFRSEITPALEVYDPKTNQWATRRPMSEARGGLNGIAVEGCFHTFGGEHPSAGPSGVFPHHEVYDPRTDTWTRLADMPIPVHGVTGLVYLNGWIHLPGGGIRRGGSSGTIHHQVVRTDMRCR; encoded by the coding sequence ATGACCATGAAACAAGGATCGCTTCACCTGAAATACATGACCTTGGCGGTGCTCTGCGGCGCCCTCGCGTTGGCCGGCACGCCCGCCCTGGCGGCAGACGCGAAGCCCGCCAGCGAGTGGAGCAAGCGCGGCGAGATGATCGAGCCCAACTCGGAAATGGCGGTGGCCTATGTCGACGGCAAGATCTACGTGGTGGGCGGCTACCCCTCCACCCGGATCAGCGTCGACACCGTGCAGGTGTACGACGTCGCCACCGACAAGTGGGGACTGACCACGCCCTATCCCACCACCATCAACCACGCGTCGGCCATCGGCTTCGACGGCCTCCTCTACGTCATCGGCGGGCAGACCAACGCCGGCGGACGCAGCGAGCGGTCCCGCTACACCGACGCGGTGCACGCCTACGACCCCAAGACCAGGAAGTGGACGGCGCGGGCGCCCATGCCCACCAAGCGCAGCGCCATGGCCCACGACGTCATCGACGGGAAGTTCTACGTCGCCGGAGGACGCCCGCCGCGGGGCCACGATTTCGCGGTCTACGATCCCAAGGCGGACAAGTGGACGGCGCTGCCCGACGTGCCCACCCAACGCAACCACATCGCCGCCGCGAACATCGACGGGAAGCTCTACGTGGCCGGGGGACGCTTCGGCGGAGGCTTCCGCAGCGAGATCACCCCGGCCCTGGAGGTCTACGACCCCAAGACCAACCAGTGGGCCACCCGGCGGCCCATGTCCGAAGCTCGCGGCGGACTCAACGGCATCGCCGTGGAGGGCTGCTTCCACACCTTCGGCGGCGAGCATCCGTCGGCGGGGCCGAGCGGCGTGTTCCCGCACCACGAGGTCTATGACCCCCGGACCGACACCTGGACGCGGCTTGCGGACATGCCCATACCGGTCCACGGCGTCACCGGCCTGGTTTACCTGAACGGCTGGATTCACCTGCCCGGCGGCGGCATCCGGCGGGGCGGCAGCAGCGGCACCATCCATCACCAGGTGGTGCGGACCGACATGCGCTGTCGTTGA
- a CDS encoding Hsp20/alpha crystallin family protein, with protein sequence MLGYEVTRWNPLLHNGHRDFDAMFDRFLGRRELSGGWMPPMDAFTRDDHYVIRIDMPGVDPKDLDIQVEGRVLSIKGERKGEEQGHYLRETFRGKFERTVRLPEGLATDKLEARYQNGVIEISVPLPDQAVGRRVPIRIEVAEPKAVESNAG encoded by the coding sequence ATGTTGGGTTATGAAGTGACGAGGTGGAACCCGCTTCTGCACAATGGACATCGGGACTTCGATGCCATGTTCGACCGGTTCCTGGGACGCCGCGAGTTGAGTGGCGGTTGGATGCCTCCGATGGACGCATTCACGCGTGACGATCACTACGTGATCCGGATCGACATGCCTGGAGTGGATCCGAAGGACCTGGACATCCAGGTGGAAGGCAGGGTCCTGTCCATCAAGGGAGAGCGCAAGGGCGAGGAGCAGGGGCATTACCTGCGGGAGACGTTCCGCGGCAAGTTCGAGCGTACCGTGAGGCTGCCCGAGGGGCTCGCCACCGACAAGCTGGAAGCCCGCTACCAGAACGGCGTGATCGAGATTTCGGTGCCGCTGCCCGACCAGGCGGTGGGACGCAGGGTGCCGATCCGGATCGAGGTGGCCGAGCCCAAGGCCGTCGAGTCCAACGCCGGGTAA
- a CDS encoding tripartite tricarboxylate transporter substrate binding protein yields MKRTFATLFAVFGLMTFAGTVQAEFPNRDITILVHASPGGGFDAIARALGRYMKPFIPKDVDIIVKNVVGAGGITGTVAMYRAKPDGYTVGHIYADGMLGTQMIRSNVGYDIDKFTWLAVVSSQEAEALLVRRESPYRTVKDLQKAKRVTWGVEGIGIARWVHAFLAANELKIPFDVVAGYGGTGETLPGLLRGDFDVFTQPIDHPSTLPYIRSGEIVPIVNLGESRAKNAPDTPTAIELGYKNLIVKVFRAMVGPPGMSKDLHKKWESLLLKTMESKAYKDWAASFGIPLVPGNAAAAAGDMKVFVDLYSKYRQPMLDVLKGKK; encoded by the coding sequence ATGAAGAGGACATTCGCCACCTTGTTCGCCGTTTTCGGCCTCATGACATTCGCCGGCACCGTTCAAGCCGAGTTTCCCAACCGTGACATCACGATTCTCGTGCACGCTTCACCGGGAGGCGGGTTCGATGCCATTGCCAGGGCCCTGGGGCGTTACATGAAGCCCTTTATCCCGAAGGACGTGGACATCATCGTCAAGAACGTCGTCGGCGCCGGCGGCATCACCGGCACCGTGGCCATGTACCGCGCCAAGCCCGATGGCTACACCGTCGGACACATCTACGCCGACGGCATGTTGGGAACCCAGATGATCCGCAGCAACGTCGGTTATGACATCGACAAGTTCACCTGGCTCGCGGTGGTGAGTTCCCAGGAGGCGGAGGCGTTGCTGGTTCGTCGCGAATCGCCTTACCGCACCGTCAAGGATCTTCAGAAGGCCAAGCGGGTGACCTGGGGGGTGGAGGGCATCGGCATCGCGCGCTGGGTGCACGCGTTTCTCGCCGCCAATGAGCTGAAGATCCCGTTCGACGTGGTGGCCGGCTATGGCGGCACCGGCGAGACGCTGCCGGGCCTGCTTCGGGGTGACTTCGACGTGTTCACGCAGCCCATAGACCACCCCTCGACGCTGCCGTATATCCGCTCGGGTGAAATCGTGCCCATCGTCAACCTCGGCGAAAGTCGCGCCAAGAACGCCCCGGATACGCCCACGGCCATCGAACTGGGCTACAAGAACCTCATTGTCAAGGTGTTCCGCGCCATGGTCGGGCCTCCGGGAATGTCCAAGGACCTCCACAAGAAGTGGGAGAGCCTGCTGTTGAAGACCATGGAAAGCAAGGCGTACAAGGACTGGGCGGCCTCGTTCGGCATCCCCCTGGTGCCGGGGAACGCCGCCGCGGCAGCCGGCGACATGAAGGTGTTCGTGGACCTGTACAGCAAGTACCGGCAGCCCATGCTGGACGTGCTCAAGGGCAAGAAGTAG
- a CDS encoding DUF3891 family protein, whose amino-acid sequence MMVNPYNDSQLMLALQFDHSRVAGFFAAHWGNEAFDRPEPYASVVLAAQEHDHGWWEWEMKPATLNDKNFPMDYHDGSFKFLGQLRLDFYTNVVNDVVQRDPYAAMLIAMHGVALMNAGYGKYTHPPDRTADPRVRAYVDHQEELRKRLAAELAQSEEFADYASEERIWTNYDYIEVFDQLAQYVCNRYPLNSKERKLGPSDTLNDVDVPTRKGEPPVHIHIDTVAEHRAVLDPYPFAVDPLVFSFPARLVPNRRYADPDDFLSEFYRGERITVTHTLCSS is encoded by the coding sequence ATGATGGTCAACCCTTACAACGATTCGCAGTTGATGCTCGCGTTGCAGTTCGACCATTCGCGGGTAGCGGGTTTCTTCGCCGCGCACTGGGGCAACGAGGCGTTCGACCGGCCGGAGCCGTATGCATCCGTCGTGTTGGCGGCCCAGGAGCACGACCACGGCTGGTGGGAATGGGAGATGAAGCCGGCCACTTTGAACGACAAGAACTTCCCCATGGACTACCATGACGGCAGCTTCAAGTTCCTCGGCCAGTTGCGACTGGACTTCTACACGAACGTGGTGAACGACGTGGTCCAGCGGGATCCCTACGCGGCCATGCTGATCGCCATGCACGGGGTGGCGCTGATGAACGCCGGCTACGGCAAGTACACCCATCCGCCCGATCGTACCGCCGACCCGCGGGTGCGCGCGTACGTGGACCATCAGGAAGAGCTGAGGAAACGCCTGGCCGCCGAACTGGCCCAGTCCGAAGAGTTCGCGGACTACGCCTCCGAGGAGCGGATCTGGACCAACTACGATTACATCGAGGTGTTCGACCAGCTCGCGCAGTACGTGTGCAACCGCTATCCCCTGAACAGCAAGGAGCGGAAACTCGGTCCCAGCGACACGCTCAACGACGTGGACGTGCCCACCCGAAAGGGAGAGCCTCCCGTGCACATCCACATCGATACCGTGGCCGAGCACCGCGCCGTCCTCGACCCCTACCCGTTCGCGGTGGACCCGCTGGTGTTCAGCTTCCCCGCGCGGCTGGTACCCAACCGGCGCTACGCCGACCCGGACGATTTCCTGAGCGAGTTCTACCGCGGCGAGCGCATCACCGTGACGCACACGCTCTGTTCAAGTTGA
- a CDS encoding EVE domain-containing protein yields MANWLLKTEPNVYSFADLQRDKSTIWDGIKNNLALKHLATVKKGDRCIIYHTGGLRVCVGLGTATTGAYPDPEKDDPKLLVFDIKVGKALKREVSLAEMKLNPQLEGFDLFRLGRLSFVPVSDAHYDVVMEMAKG; encoded by the coding sequence ATGGCCAACTGGCTTCTCAAGACCGAGCCCAACGTCTACTCCTTCGCCGACCTGCAGCGGGACAAGAGCACCATCTGGGACGGCATCAAGAACAACCTCGCCTTGAAGCACCTCGCCACCGTGAAGAAGGGCGACCGGTGCATCATCTACCACACCGGCGGCCTGCGGGTATGCGTCGGCCTCGGCACCGCCACCACCGGCGCCTATCCCGACCCCGAGAAGGACGACCCCAAGCTCCTGGTGTTCGACATCAAGGTGGGCAAGGCGCTGAAGCGCGAGGTGTCGCTGGCCGAGATGAAGCTCAACCCCCAGCTCGAAGGCTTCGACCTGTTCCGCCTGGGGCGGCTGTCCTTCGTGCCGGTGAGCGACGCCCACTACGACGTCGTCATGGAGATGGCCAAGGGTTGA
- a CDS encoding deoxyribonuclease IV, whose product MAATPPKKPPKDRPLLGAHMSIAGGVYNALHAGDSLGCEAVQIFTKSSRQWAAKPLTEEDVRTFKDTQKASGVHTVVAHDSYLLNLGAPDRELRQKSVAAFVDEMERCEALEIPCLIAHPGAHTGAGERAGLRTIARSLDAIHRRCKGFKVRVALEITAGQGSNLGYRFEHIRNIIDSAKESDRLRVCFDTQHAFAAGYDIRAREGYERTFTEFDEVIGVKLLAAFHLNDSKKELDCRVDRHEIIGKGHLDVEPFRLLMNDKRFFGLPMCLETPKGKDLKEDRETLELLRSFQDH is encoded by the coding sequence ATGGCCGCCACCCCGCCCAAGAAGCCCCCCAAGGACCGGCCCCTTCTGGGAGCCCACATGTCCATCGCCGGCGGGGTGTACAACGCGCTCCACGCGGGCGACAGCCTGGGCTGCGAGGCCGTCCAGATCTTCACCAAGTCCTCGCGGCAGTGGGCCGCGAAGCCTTTGACCGAGGAGGACGTGCGCACCTTCAAGGACACTCAGAAGGCCAGCGGGGTCCACACGGTGGTGGCGCATGACTCCTACCTGCTGAACCTCGGCGCGCCCGACCGGGAGCTGCGGCAGAAGTCCGTGGCGGCCTTCGTGGACGAGATGGAGCGGTGCGAGGCGCTGGAGATTCCCTGTCTCATCGCCCACCCGGGCGCCCACACGGGCGCCGGCGAGCGCGCCGGTCTGCGCACCATCGCGCGTTCGCTGGACGCGATCCACCGGCGCTGCAAGGGTTTCAAAGTGCGCGTCGCCCTGGAGATCACCGCCGGACAGGGCAGCAACCTGGGCTACCGCTTCGAGCACATCCGCAACATCATCGACAGCGCCAAGGAGAGCGACCGGCTCCGGGTTTGTTTCGATACCCAGCACGCCTTCGCCGCCGGATACGACATCCGCGCCCGCGAAGGCTACGAGCGCACTTTCACGGAGTTCGACGAGGTCATCGGCGTCAAGCTGCTCGCCGCCTTCCACCTGAACGACTCCAAGAAGGAGCTCGACTGCCGGGTGGACCGCCACGAGATCATCGGCAAGGGACACCTGGACGTGGAGCCGTTCCGCCTGCTGATGAACGACAAGCGCTTCTTCGGCCTGCCCATGTGCCTGGAGACCCCGAAGGGCAAGGACCTGAAGGAAGACCGAGAGACCCTGGAGCTGTTGCGATCTTTCCAGGACCATTGA
- a CDS encoding ABC transporter substrate-binding protein, with amino-acid sequence MDTQSPTGRNGQTTPATRAGLTRRTFVRAGLAAMLAPPWLHSLNTGARAAALRGIGPDGEIVLGVSAAFSGPSRGLGTELYRGAKSYFNEVNKNGGVNGRKIALKLYDDGYQPDPCVENTVKLMLEDQVFLLFGYVGTPTVTRVLPMLKKFQAQRVYLFFPFTGAQPQREPPYGDFAFNLRASYRQETAGLVDNFVRIGRQRIAMFYQADAYGRSGWAGVRAAMARHGYEIAGEATYRRGTRFTGSMRAQVEILKKASPEAVICVGAYAACAAFARDAVDLGLRVPIANLSFVGSENLLNLLSEGQDDPDGYTRYLVNSQVVPSYEDTSIPAVKEYRELMARYDPQVPKELVKEAYTPFPNSFVSLEGYLDAKLLVEILRRLKGRPDRSGLEEAVFSVRDYDLGIGEAVSFGPERRQGLQKVYYTVVEDGRFVTLDDWKAKFG; translated from the coding sequence GTGGATACGCAGAGTCCTACCGGTAGAAACGGCCAGACCACTCCGGCCACGCGCGCGGGCCTGACGCGCAGAACGTTCGTCCGCGCCGGGCTCGCGGCGATGCTGGCGCCTCCCTGGCTCCACTCCCTGAACACGGGCGCCCGCGCGGCCGCGCTGCGAGGCATCGGACCCGACGGCGAGATCGTGCTGGGAGTGTCCGCCGCCTTTTCCGGGCCCTCCCGCGGCTTGGGTACCGAGCTCTATCGCGGCGCCAAGTCCTATTTCAACGAGGTCAACAAGAACGGCGGCGTCAACGGCCGCAAGATCGCGCTGAAGCTCTACGACGACGGCTACCAGCCGGATCCCTGCGTCGAGAACACCGTGAAGCTCATGCTGGAGGACCAGGTCTTCCTGCTCTTCGGCTACGTGGGCACGCCCACCGTTACCCGCGTTCTGCCGATGCTGAAGAAGTTCCAGGCCCAGCGCGTCTATCTGTTCTTCCCCTTCACCGGCGCCCAGCCTCAGCGGGAGCCGCCCTACGGCGACTTCGCCTTCAACCTGCGGGCCTCCTACCGCCAGGAGACCGCCGGCCTCGTGGACAACTTCGTGCGCATCGGCCGGCAACGCATCGCCATGTTCTACCAGGCCGACGCCTACGGCCGCAGCGGCTGGGCGGGAGTACGGGCAGCCATGGCCAGGCACGGCTACGAGATCGCCGGCGAGGCCACCTACCGCCGGGGCACGCGGTTCACCGGCAGCATGCGCGCGCAGGTGGAGATCCTCAAGAAAGCCTCTCCCGAGGCGGTGATCTGCGTGGGCGCGTACGCCGCGTGCGCCGCCTTTGCGCGCGACGCCGTGGACCTGGGCCTCCGGGTCCCCATCGCCAACCTGTCGTTCGTCGGCAGCGAAAACCTGCTCAACCTGCTGTCCGAGGGTCAGGACGACCCCGATGGATACACGCGCTACCTGGTGAACTCGCAGGTGGTGCCCAGCTACGAGGACACCTCCATACCGGCGGTCAAGGAATATCGCGAGTTGATGGCGCGCTACGACCCCCAGGTGCCGAAGGAGTTGGTAAAGGAGGCGTATACGCCGTTTCCCAACAGCTTCGTGAGCCTGGAAGGGTACCTGGACGCCAAGCTGTTGGTGGAGATACTGCGCCGCCTCAAGGGCCGGCCGGACAGAAGCGGCTTGGAGGAGGCCGTTTTCTCGGTGCGCGACTACGACCTGGGCATCGGCGAGGCTGTGTCCTTCGGGCCGGAGCGCAGGCAGGGTTTGCAGAAGGTCTACTACACGGTCGTCGAGGACGGGCGGTTCGTGACCCTGGACGACTGGAAAGCCAAGTTCGGGTGA
- a CDS encoding OFA family MFS transporter, whose protein sequence is MPRAAIAFFCTMLQICFGTVYAWSFFQTMLVRQAGWTHTETAWAFSIAIFSLGTSAAWAGSALGRLGPRRLALTGSAMFSVGYVIASAALWLDFLPLFYLGYGVIGGAGIGLGYVTPVATVAKWFPDKKGLVTGIVVMGFGIGALLLSKGLAPFLVVRTEGDLALVFLWLGIIFAGILLPCSLALSDPVAPSKTPGASVPQRLDLDEPESTLPYLSSSQFIIMWTVFFFNIAAGISVISFQSELLQEVWGLADPTVEPAALAEYGATLIAASSVCNGVGRLFWGLLSDRIGRVKVFRILLASQMVVFGVLMTEENPWVFSVLVCYVLLCFGGGFATMPPYILDVFGTEKMAKIYGVILTAWAAAGIFGPLYVGYLKDSHPDRAVMYCFLIGILMLGAGYLFSYLLNDGRLRLGRPTLENTLRRYGIPARSPV, encoded by the coding sequence ATGCCCAGGGCCGCCATCGCGTTCTTCTGCACCATGCTGCAGATATGCTTCGGGACAGTCTACGCCTGGAGCTTCTTCCAGACCATGCTGGTGCGCCAGGCCGGCTGGACGCACACCGAGACCGCCTGGGCCTTCAGCATCGCCATCTTCTCCCTGGGAACGTCCGCGGCCTGGGCCGGCTCCGCGCTGGGACGGCTGGGACCCCGGCGGCTGGCGCTCACCGGCAGTGCCATGTTCTCGGTCGGGTACGTGATCGCCAGCGCGGCGCTGTGGCTGGACTTCCTGCCGCTCTTCTATCTCGGCTACGGCGTCATCGGCGGCGCCGGCATCGGCCTGGGCTACGTGACCCCGGTGGCCACGGTGGCCAAGTGGTTCCCGGACAAGAAGGGCTTGGTCACGGGCATCGTGGTGATGGGATTCGGCATCGGCGCGCTGCTCCTGAGCAAGGGGCTGGCGCCGTTCCTGGTGGTGCGCACCGAGGGCGACCTGGCCCTGGTCTTCCTGTGGCTCGGCATCATCTTCGCCGGCATTCTGCTGCCGTGCAGCCTGGCCCTGAGCGACCCCGTGGCCCCGTCCAAGACCCCGGGCGCGTCCGTCCCGCAGCGCCTGGACCTGGACGAGCCCGAGTCCACCCTGCCCTACCTGAGCTCCAGCCAGTTCATCATCATGTGGACCGTGTTCTTCTTCAACATCGCCGCCGGCATCTCGGTCATCAGCTTCCAGTCGGAGCTCTTGCAGGAGGTTTGGGGACTTGCGGACCCCACCGTCGAGCCCGCGGCGCTGGCGGAGTACGGCGCCACGCTCATCGCCGCCAGCTCCGTATGCAACGGAGTGGGCCGGCTGTTCTGGGGCCTCCTGTCCGACCGCATTGGCCGCGTCAAGGTCTTCCGCATCCTCCTGGCCAGCCAGATGGTCGTCTTCGGCGTGCTCATGACCGAGGAAAACCCGTGGGTGTTCTCGGTACTGGTGTGCTACGTGCTGCTCTGTTTCGGCGGCGGCTTCGCCACCATGCCGCCCTACATCCTGGACGTTTTCGGCACCGAGAAGATGGCGAAGATATACGGTGTCATCCTCACCGCCTGGGCCGCCGCGGGCATCTTCGGCCCGCTCTACGTGGGATACCTGAAGGACTCGCACCCCGACCGGGCCGTCATGTACTGCTTCCTGATCGGCATCCTGATGCTCGGCGCCGGCTATCTGTTCTCGTACCTTCTGAACGACGGCCGCCTCCGGCTCGGCCGCCCGACGCTCGAAAACACGCTCCGGCGGTACGGCATTCCGGCACGAAGTCCGGTATAA